From Oenanthe melanoleuca isolate GR-GAL-2019-014 chromosome 18, OMel1.0, whole genome shotgun sequence, a single genomic window includes:
- the PRKAR1A gene encoding cAMP-dependent protein kinase type I-alpha regulatory subunit isoform X2 — protein sequence MAASSSSSSEEERSLRECELYIQKHNIQQLLKDCIVQLCTVRPERPMGFIREYFERLEKEETKQLLNQLKSGSRSDSREDEISPPPPLNPVVKYRSRRGAISAEVYTEEDAASYVRKVIPKDYKTMAALAKAIEKNVLFTHLDDNERSDIFDAMFPVTYIAGETVIQQGDEGDNFYVVDQGEMDVYVNSEWATSVGEGGSFGELALIYGTPRAATVKAKTNVKLWGIDRDSYRRILMGNTLRKRNMYEKFLSKVSILESLDKWERLTVADALEPVLFEDGQKIVVQGEPGDEFFIILEGTAAVLQRRSENEEFVEVGRLGPSDYFGEIALLMNRPRAATVVARGPLKCVKLDRPRFERVLGPCSDILKRNIQQYNSFVSLSV from the exons atggcagcttccagcagcagcagcagtgaggaggagCGGAGCCTCCGGGAATGTGAACTTTACATCCAAAAACACAacatccagcagctgctgaaggattGCATTGTACAGTTATGCACAGTGAGACCTGAAAGACCCATGGGATTCATCAGAGAGTACTTTGAGAGATTGGAGAAG GAGGAAACAAAGCAGTTGTTGAATCAGCTGAAGTCTGGTTCTCGCTCCGACTCCCGGGAGGATGAGatctcccctcctcctcccctcaaCCCTGTGGTTAAATATCGATCACGACGTGGGGCCATCAGTGCAGAAGTCTACACAGAAGAGGATGCTGCCTCTTATGTTAGAAAG GTTATTCCAAAAGATTATAAAACCATGGCTGCTTTGGCAAAAGCAATTGAGAAGAATGTGCTGTTTACCCATCTTGATGATAATGAGAGGAG TGACATCTTCGATGCGATGTTCCCCGTCACTTACATCGCAGGAGAGACTGTCATCCAGCAAG GTGATGAAGGTGATAACTTCTATGTTGTTGATCAAGGAGAAATGGAT GTTTATGTGAACAGTGAGTGGGCCACCAGTGTGGGTGAGGGTGGCAGCTTCGGAGAGCTCGCCCTCATCTACGGCACCCCCCGAGCTGCCACCGTCAAAGCCAAGACCAATGTCAAGTTGTGGGGCATTGACAGGGACAGCTACAGAAGGATCCTGATG GGAAATACTTTGAGAAAGAGAAATATGTATGAGAAATTCCTTAGCAAAGTATCTATATTGG AATCTCTGGACAAGTGGGAGCGTCTCACTGTGGCTGATGCCTTGGAACCAGTACTATTTGAGGATGGCCAGAAGATTGTGGTCCAGGGAGAGCCAGGAGATGAGTTCTTCATTATCTTGGAG ggcacagctgcagtgctaCAGCGCCGGTcagaaaatgaggaatttgTTGAAGTGGGCAGACTGGGACCTTCTGATTACTTTG GTGAGATTGCTCTGCTGATGAACCGTCCTCGTGCTGCCACCGTCGTGGCTCGTGGCCCCTTGAAATGTGTGAAGCTGGACCGGCCCCGGTTCGAGCGTGTGCTGGGGCCCTGCTCTGACATCCTCAAGAGGAACATCCAGCAGTACAACAGTTTTGTATCACTGTCTGTCTGA